One part of the Solea solea chromosome 1, fSolSol10.1, whole genome shotgun sequence genome encodes these proteins:
- the LOC131468617 gene encoding zinc finger and BTB domain-containing protein 14-like, translating to MSDLLRYIDYDHKATFLKMLNQQRMEGEHCDVVVVVENIEFRAHRCVLAACSNYFKKLFKKQSDEDNSIVELDFIRSDIFEEVLNYMYTARLAVRKKDINMMMSSGQILGINFLDNLCTQKRELTNMKTRENQAPGDHVMRAQDAILKELAMEEVRKNSFYDQGMDSMGPGASHVTQPHNYNTNMTKDPHSHNWGSSSSSDMKLEYLLYGHRDHGSCQSTGTKPLDHNAKKERLLTANRPYACEHCPKAFTTSAHLKEHLKIHSGFKPHRCVVCGKAFIRGPDLKRHERVHSNERPFACQICEKAFKHKSHLKDHERQHRGERPFNCGSCDKAFIKASDLKRHWNTMHSGNPRRQMSLSPAASSHHSQVEAPEQRDWKMETGPHSHNSGDC from the coding sequence ATGTCCGACTTACTGAGATATATCGACTACGACCACAAAGCCACCTTCCTGAAGATGCTCAACCAGCAGAGGATGGAGGGTGAGCACTGtgatgtggtggtggtggtggagaacATCGAGTTCCGGGCTCACCGCTGCGTCCTGGCAGCCTGCAGCAACTACTTCAAGAAGCTCTTCAAGAAACAGAGCGATGAGGATAACTCCATCGTGGAGCTGGACTTCATCCGCTCCGACATCTTTGAGGAGGTGCTCAACTACATGTACACGGCCAGGCTCGCTGTGAGGAAGAAGGACATCAATATGATGATGTCGTCCGGTCAAATCCTTGGCATTAACTTCCTGGATAACCTGTGCACACAGAAACGTGAACTAACCAACATGAAGACCCGAGAGAACCAGGCTCCGGGCGACCACGTGATGAGAGCTCAGGACGCCATCCTGAAGGAGCTGGccatggaggaggtgaggaagaACAGCTTCTACGACCAGGGCATGGACAGCATGGGGCCGGGAGCCTCGCATGTGACGCAGccacacaactacaacaccaacATGACAAAAGATCCTCACAGCCACAACTggggctcctcctcctccagcgaCATGAAGCTGGAGTATCTCCTCTACGGCCACCGCGACCACGGCTCCTGCCAGAGCACGGGCACTAAGCCCTTGGACCACAATGCCAAAAAGGAGCGTCTCCTCACTGCCAACCGTCCTTACGCCTGCGAGCACTGCCCCAAAGCCTTCACCACCTCTGCGCACCTCAAAGAGCACCTGAAGATCCACTCAGGGTTCAAGCCTCACCGCTGCGTCGTCTGCGGCAAGGCCTTCATCAGGGGGCCCGACCTCAAGAGGCACGAGAGGGTCCACAGCAACGAGCGGCCCTTCGCGTGCCAGATCTGCGAAAAGGCCTTCAAGCACAAGTCCCACCTGAAAGACCACGAGCGGCAGCACCGAGGCGAGCGGCCGTTCAACTGTGGTTCCTGCGACAAAGCCTTCATCAAGGCGTCGGACCTCAAGCGCCACTGGAACACCATGCACAGCGGGAACCCCCGCAGACAGATGTCGCTGTCCCCCGCCGCCTCCTCCCACCACAGCCAGGTCGAGGCCCCTGAGCAGAGAGACTGGAAAATGGAGACTGGACCACATTCGCATAACTCTGGAGACTGTTGA